The Amblyraja radiata isolate CabotCenter1 chromosome 5, sAmbRad1.1.pri, whole genome shotgun sequence genome includes the window CCGAGATGGAGTATCGCTTCCCGGTCGGTGGATTAATTATCCCGCCGGTACACGCCTGCGCTTCAAGCAGCCGGGTGGCTGTCAGCCGATCCAACAAATTCTGATGCATGGCTTTCAGGACGGAAATCCTCCGGCATTCATTCGGATCCCAAATGCCTGCAATTGGACTGTTGGGATTTGGGGCCACAGTGCTCCTGCTTGTCAACATGTCAGCCAGCTCGGTCACGGTGATACGGCCATCTCGGTATTTATTGAGGTCTACTTGGCTGATTTTACCCTGGGTTAAAGCATCGTCGATGCTGAACATCCTTCCAGAGTTCACGTCTGTTAGAAAGTACCGAGTGCCACCCTCTGATTTGTCAGTGGTCTCTCTCCACTGGGACTGCACCTCTGAACGCTCAAGATAGATCTGTTTCTCAATGTAATATTTCAGAAAAGCATCATATAGAGTTATCTCTGATTTTGTGTTCGTGTCTACCACTGAAATGGTGCTAGGCGTGTCAGGGGATGGGGTGGAAATCTTCCGTGTTCCAAAAGGGAGGAGCAGATGATTCCCTGCTAAATCCACCACACACAGCTTCATCAACTCTGCATAATGCACACCTTGCCTGGTGTTGGGATTTTCAAAGCCTCTCACTTTGCCAAGCGTCTTGTTCAAGGTCCGCGCAACCTCGTGGCTCAGGTGACCTTGCTTGCATGCCGTCTCCAGTGGCAACCTAACACTGCGCCCGGGGTCAACGATTCCTCCCGTTGCGATCTGCACTTCGAGGAGCCGTGTTCCAACTTGCCTTGTGACTAGCTTGCTCTCCATGGCTTGGAAAACAGACAAGGTCTTCCCATTATACAAATAACCTGTGACTGCTTTCTCCGCTTGCAGCAGAGCCTCCTTGAACTCTGTGGCCACTAGACCTTTATCAACTGCCTCCTGAACCGAGTACTTTCCATGGGACAGGGTGTCAACAAGAAAGCCTGTTGCTGCCTGAGCTTCCAAAAATTCAAGGGCTACGGATGATTCAATTATCCCTTCCTTCACTGCTTCATTGAAAGAGATTTTTTGCTTGCTAGATTCCAAGTACAGGCCAGCGATTGAGTTGGCTTGGTTCAGGTACTTGCCCAGGGACATCTGCACCTGTGAGACAGTCTTTATTCCTTTATCAAGCTGCTCTGCAACATTTTTGTTCAGGAGGTCAGCCTCAATCAGCTCCTTCACCGTGACACGGCGGCGCAAACCTTGAAGCTCCAAAGTATTGTTCGAAAGAAAGACTTCATCCTCAGATGTGCTCATCTTGATGGGTCTACTGTCGTCAGTCGGTGCTGGAAATATTGTGTTGTTGTTCAGGTTCGGGGTCTTTGGCAGCTTCTCGCTCATCTTGGTGTGTGGTCTAGTTGACATGTTCTGAGACAAGAGCTCAGTACCATGAGATATGTTCATTGTGCTTAACCTGGCACCCACAATGTCACCAATGCAACTCTTGCCTTCAGTTCGACCTGTGCAAGATGCAACCACATCTTGTACACTCTTACTTAATTCATCATCTGCCTCCTTTGCTGCAAAACATTTGGTGTGATGCTTTAACCTTTCTTTCCCATACGAAAGCATCTCTATGCGCTTGGATGTTATTTCCATTTTGCCGTGCGATTTGAGTGGCTCCAGATTTGCCATCTGTGAAAGTCAACATTGGACATGATGAGGAGTCGAATGATATCAGAAGTTGCCCAGAGCCCAGAGGAAGCAAATAGGTGagagagcagagggagaacatggCAAGTTCACAGAACCCAAGGTCCATAAAGATAAGCAGAAGAAACTGCTGCAACAAAGTTTTCTTGAAGTGCAAGTTTTGCCATGAAATGTAGCCCAACAATGATCACCACCAGAAAGCAGGGTCTCAAAAGGCAAATCCCAAAAGGTATGCAAACAGACTGTCCTTTGAGTGGACCAGAATACATCTCTATCTCTGCTTTGTCCTTCtctacagctattcttatttgtTCTTCAGGGAAAGTTTTAAAGTATTTTAATAATTGTATTCAAGGTAAATTATTAGTTTTAACATGGTGACAGAGCAACTCTTTGCTCTGTCACCATGTTAAAACTAATAATTTACCTTGAATATAATTATTAAAATACTTTAAAACTTTCCATGCTTGCTGAATGAATAGCTCAATGTTAATTGCCCATGTTGATCAAATTGGCCTCAGGTCAACCATGTGGGAGGAGtttcgggcctgtcccacttggcaattttctcggcgactgccgacatcattgactgatgtatcaggtcaccgaaaaattcacGGCGTGACGATGtattgacgtgcggtgttttttttttcaagtgtcgcaacattttgttttgtcgccattggattttgaaatgttcaaaatcttttggcgacacaggcagtcggggttggacaggctaaatgcaggaagattgctcccgatgttggggaagtccagtacaaggggtcacagcttaaggataagggggaaatcctttaaaaccgagatgagaagaacttttttcacacagagagtggtgaatctctggaactctctgccacagagggtagtcgaggccagttcattggctatatttaagagggagttagatgtggcccttgtggctaaggggatcagagggtatggagagaaggcaggtacaggatactgagttggatgatcagccatgatcatattgaatggcggtgcaggctcgaagggccgaatggcctactcctgcacctaatttctatgtttctatgtttctaaaggattGATGAAGGATATGTCATGGGATCATTACTATTACTGTAAGGTGCTTGTAAAAGATGAATTTCAACAGAGTTTGAAAGACAAAAAAGTGTGGCTGTCTGCATGCTTGTTTATCAATAAATCCTGTTCCTGATAATCTATCATCAAACATCTTGCTCTTGCATGAAGCTCGCCAcaatgattgggggggggggggggggggggggggggagaatgctgAGTAAGCATCAGGAGGGAGTGTCTATACATGGATTCGAAACCAAGATGATATTGGAGATTTTTTAAAGAAAACCCACTCAGATTTGGAAAGCAACTCTCCTTTGTGGCTCAAGTTTCTATTCTGATGCACACAACAGGCTCCAGTCCCCACAACTTAGCTGATGGGGTCAGGTACAGTGTTCCCGCAGCCGTTCACAAACAGTGGTGGGAGAGAGTCAGAGTGTTCACTCTCTCTT containing:
- the LOC116973617 gene encoding plectin-like → MANLEPLKSHGKMEITSKRIEMLSYGKERLKHHTKCFAAKEADDELSKSVQDVVASCTGRTEGKSCIGDIVGARLSTMNISHGTELLSQNMSTRPHTKMSEKLPKTPNLNNNTIFPAPTDDSRPIKMSTSEDEVFLSNNTLELQGLRRRVTVKELIEADLLNKNVAEQLDKGIKTVSQVQMSLGKYLNQANSIAGLYLESSKQKISFNEAVKEGIIESSVALEFLEAQAATGFLVDTLSHGKYSVQEAVDKGLVATEFKEALLQAEKAVTGYLYNGKTLSVFQAMESKLVTRQVGTRLLEVQIATGGIVDPGRSVRLPLETACKQGHLSHEVARTLNKTLGKVRGFENPNTRQGVHYAELMKLCVVDLAGNHLLLPFGTRKISTPSPDTPSTISVVDTNTKSEITLYDAFLKYYIEKQIYLERSEVQSQWRETTDKSEGGTRYFLTDVNSGRMFSIDDALTQGKISQVDLNKYRDGRITVTELADMLTSRSTVAPNPNSPIAGIWDPNECRRISVLKAMHQNLLDRLTATRLLEAQACTGGIINPPTGKRYSISDALQYELMDTEIAASIQKSQQAYSGFQQPGSQLALSTYEALRRNLVGRDLGHRFLELQHLTGGLVDPNLQTRMPLEDARSNGLVDDQTARRLQDEKMHARNLVCPKTKEKISYKEALARAVFDCHTGMRFLEAAVRSDTLK